In the Sinorhizobium arboris LMG 14919 genome, one interval contains:
- the hflK gene encoding FtsH protease activity modulator HflK — translation MPWSNQNGGGGGPWGGGGGNQGPWGQGPNRPRGGRGGPPDLEEIIRRGQDQLKNVVPGGFNGGIFVIVGLLILGFVLLNSIYTVQPDERGVEMRFGKPKEEISMPGLHYHFWPLETVEIVKVTEQQQNIGGRTGQSNAGLMLSGDQNIVNVQFSVLFSVTDPKAYLFNVEHPADTLQQVAESAMREVVGRRPAQDIFRDNRQAIAADVKNTIQATMDSYGAGISVNTVAIEDAAPPREVADAFDEVQRAEQDEDRFVEEANQYANQVLGKARGQGAQIREEAAAYKDRVVKEAQGEAQRFISVYDEYTKAPDVTRKRLYIETMQGVLGKSKKFILDEKNGQGVLPYLPLNELGRPAQSGGNQ, via the coding sequence ATGCCCTGGAGCAATCAGAATGGCGGCGGCGGCGGCCCGTGGGGCGGCGGCGGCGGCAATCAGGGGCCATGGGGCCAGGGGCCCAACCGGCCGCGTGGCGGAAGAGGTGGCCCGCCGGATCTGGAAGAGATCATCCGGCGTGGCCAGGATCAGTTGAAGAACGTGGTTCCGGGAGGTTTCAACGGCGGAATCTTCGTCATAGTCGGCCTGTTGATCCTCGGTTTCGTCCTGCTGAATTCCATTTATACGGTTCAGCCGGACGAACGCGGCGTCGAGATGCGCTTCGGCAAGCCGAAAGAAGAAATTTCCATGCCGGGCCTGCACTATCACTTCTGGCCGCTCGAAACCGTCGAGATCGTCAAGGTGACGGAGCAGCAACAGAATATCGGCGGCCGCACGGGCCAGTCGAATGCCGGCCTGATGCTCAGCGGCGATCAGAACATCGTCAATGTGCAGTTCTCCGTGCTGTTCTCGGTTACCGATCCGAAGGCCTATCTCTTCAATGTCGAGCACCCGGCCGATACGCTGCAGCAGGTGGCCGAAAGCGCAATGCGTGAGGTCGTCGGCCGCCGTCCGGCGCAGGACATCTTCCGCGACAATCGCCAGGCGATCGCCGCGGACGTGAAGAACACGATTCAGGCGACGATGGACAGCTATGGCGCCGGCATATCGGTGAACACCGTGGCGATCGAGGATGCCGCGCCGCCGCGCGAAGTGGCCGATGCCTTCGACGAAGTGCAGCGCGCCGAGCAGGATGAGGATCGCTTCGTCGAGGAGGCCAACCAGTACGCCAACCAGGTTCTCGGTAAGGCGCGGGGTCAAGGCGCGCAGATCCGCGAAGAAGCGGCCGCCTACAAGGACCGGGTCGTAAAGGAGGCCCAGGGTGAGGCTCAGCGCTTCATCTCGGTCTACGACGAATATACCAAGGCCCCGGATGTAACGCGCAAGCGGCTCTACATCGAAACTATGCAGGGTGTTCTCGGGAAATCGAAAAAGTTCATCCTTGACGAGAAGAACGGCCAGGGTGTGCTGCCCTATCTGCCGCTCAACGAACTCGGCAGGCCCGCGCAGTCGGGAGGAAACCAATGA
- a CDS encoding dihydrofolate reductase produces MTEAEQKVASRPKIVFVVAVAANGVIGREGGLPWRLSTDLKRFKALTIGKPVVMGRKTWASLARPLPGRPNIVISRNPDFEAPGAEVAPSLEAALTIALERAAAIGSDEICIIGGGEIYRQSIGMADVLHVTEVQAEVDGDTRFPPIDPATFEKVTEEDLPRGEKDSHAMHFVTWRRRTAPPGGAGV; encoded by the coding sequence ATGACTGAAGCGGAGCAGAAGGTGGCAAGCAGGCCGAAGATCGTTTTCGTCGTCGCTGTCGCGGCCAATGGAGTTATCGGCCGCGAAGGCGGCCTGCCGTGGCGGCTTTCCACCGATCTCAAGCGCTTCAAGGCACTGACGATCGGCAAGCCGGTCGTCATGGGACGGAAGACCTGGGCCTCGCTGGCGCGACCGTTGCCCGGCAGGCCGAATATCGTCATCAGCCGCAATCCCGACTTCGAGGCTCCCGGTGCCGAGGTGGCGCCGTCTCTGGAAGCGGCGCTCACGATCGCTCTGGAGCGGGCCGCCGCGATCGGATCCGACGAGATCTGCATCATCGGTGGCGGCGAGATCTACCGCCAGTCGATCGGCATGGCCGATGTGCTGCACGTGACCGAAGTCCAGGCTGAGGTGGATGGCGACACGCGCTTCCCTCCCATCGACCCTGCGACTTTCGAGAAGGTGACGGAGGAAGATCTTCCACGCGGCGAGAAAGACAGTCACGCAATGCATTTCGTGACCTGGCGCCGCCGCACGGCGCCGCCCGGAGGCGCCGGAGTCTGA
- a CDS encoding glutathione S-transferase, with protein MLTLIHAPMSRSSRIIWLLEELGAEYEIRYVDIRRWDGSGGPDENNPHPHKQVPALLHDGTLIWESVAVVQYLTDLYPDCSLSRPPGHPERGAYLSWLAYYAGVIEPTALAHISGVTVNNPGLARLYTEMCTHVIDVLTRHTYLLGESMSAADLLLASALQWMRKILPESDVIDRYIRVVTDRAALVRAREIDSKPSGFHD; from the coding sequence ATGCTGACGCTGATCCATGCGCCCATGTCGCGCTCGTCGCGCATCATCTGGCTGCTCGAGGAACTCGGTGCCGAATACGAGATCCGCTATGTCGATATCCGCCGCTGGGACGGGTCGGGCGGCCCGGACGAGAACAATCCGCATCCGCACAAACAGGTGCCGGCGCTCCTGCACGACGGGACATTGATCTGGGAATCCGTCGCGGTCGTGCAATATCTGACGGATCTCTATCCGGATTGCAGCCTCAGCCGTCCGCCGGGTCATCCGGAGCGCGGCGCTTATCTGTCGTGGCTCGCCTATTATGCCGGTGTCATCGAGCCGACCGCTCTCGCTCATATTTCCGGGGTGACAGTGAACAATCCGGGGCTGGCGCGGCTATACACCGAAATGTGCACGCATGTGATCGACGTGCTCACACGGCACACCTATCTCCTTGGCGAATCGATGAGCGCCGCCGATCTTTTGCTCGCAAGCGCGCTGCAGTGGATGCGCAAGATCCTGCCGGAGAGCGATGTGATAGATCGCTACATTCGCGTCGTCACGGACCGCGCGGCGCTGGTTCGCGCCCGTGAAATCGACAGCAAGCCGAGTGGTTTTCATGACTGA
- a CDS encoding thymidylate synthase produces MRQYLDLLEHVITTGTDRGDRTGTGTRSVFGYQMRFDLSQGFPVLTTKKLHLRSIIHELLWFLRGDTNIAYLKENGVSIWDEWADEDGELGPVYGYQWRSWPTPDGGHIDQIAALIEGLKSNPNSRRHIVSAWNPALVDDMALPPCHCLFQFYVADGKLSCQLYQRSGDIFLGVPFNIASYALLTMMVAQVTGLEAGDFVHTLGDAHIYRNHFEQAQLQLTRTPKPLPRMEINPSVKDIFSFRFEDFVLVGYEADSHIRAPVAV; encoded by the coding sequence ATGCGACAATATCTCGATCTCCTCGAACATGTGATCACGACGGGAACCGACCGGGGCGACCGTACGGGTACGGGCACGCGCTCGGTTTTCGGATACCAGATGCGCTTCGACCTTTCGCAGGGTTTCCCCGTGCTGACGACCAAGAAGCTGCATCTGCGCTCGATCATTCACGAGCTTCTGTGGTTCCTGAGAGGCGACACGAACATCGCCTATCTCAAGGAAAACGGCGTCAGCATATGGGACGAATGGGCGGATGAAGACGGCGAGCTCGGACCTGTGTACGGTTATCAATGGCGCTCCTGGCCGACCCCCGACGGCGGACATATCGACCAGATCGCGGCGCTTATCGAAGGCTTGAAGAGCAATCCGAATTCCCGCCGCCATATCGTTTCCGCGTGGAATCCGGCGCTTGTAGACGATATGGCGCTCCCGCCCTGCCACTGCCTGTTTCAGTTCTATGTGGCGGACGGAAAACTCTCCTGCCAGCTTTACCAGCGCTCGGGCGACATCTTCCTGGGCGTGCCCTTCAATATCGCTTCCTACGCTCTGCTGACGATGATGGTGGCGCAGGTGACGGGGCTCGAAGCCGGCGATTTCGTCCACACGCTTGGTGACGCGCATATCTACCGCAACCACTTTGAACAGGCGCAGCTGCAGCTGACGAGAACGCCGAAGCCGCTGCCGAGAATGGAGATAAATCCGTCGGTGAAGGATATATTTTCGTTTAGATTCGAAGACTTTGTGCTCGTCGGCTATGAAGCCGATTCACATATCAGGGCGCCGGTGGCGGTCTAG
- a CDS encoding DUF2267 domain-containing protein, with the protein MSATGLDVFDKTLQTTNIWLGEIMEHHGPDRKVAWHILNVVLRVLRDRLPPEVAAHLGAELPLIVRGAYYDQYRPNHPPDKSTRSLEQFLAQIAEGLKNTRPVDPADAARSVFQVLARHVDLGQTAKVRDTLPKEIQSLWPDSVGAGG; encoded by the coding sequence ATGAGCGCCACAGGTCTCGACGTCTTCGACAAAACACTGCAAACAACCAACATATGGCTCGGCGAAATCATGGAACACCACGGTCCCGACCGGAAAGTCGCCTGGCACATTCTGAACGTTGTGCTGCGGGTGTTGCGCGACAGGCTTCCTCCGGAGGTCGCGGCCCATCTCGGCGCGGAACTTCCGCTGATCGTGCGAGGCGCCTATTACGACCAGTACCGGCCGAACCATCCGCCGGACAAGAGCACCCGCTCACTCGAGCAGTTTCTCGCCCAGATCGCGGAAGGACTGAAGAACACGCGGCCGGTCGATCCGGCCGACGCAGCCAGAAGCGTGTTTCAGGTTCTTGCGCGACATGTCGACCTTGGCCAGACGGCGAAGGTGCGCGATACCCTGCCCAAGGAAATCCAGTCGCTGTGGCCCGACAGTGTCGGTGCCGGCGGATAG
- a CDS encoding DUF2853 family protein translates to MTDYLADVQKYDSDADEAVVNKIVRHLGIALRNKDSALVSASDPKELERVKEKWCEKKLGVGGSDADAAIAATAKAMADDRSKSRVTFYYLVAKNLGKLQTL, encoded by the coding sequence ATGACTGATTATCTTGCAGACGTGCAGAAGTATGACAGCGACGCCGACGAAGCAGTTGTCAACAAGATCGTGCGCCATCTCGGGATCGCCCTTCGCAACAAGGATTCCGCCCTCGTTTCGGCCTCGGATCCGAAGGAACTGGAACGCGTCAAGGAAAAATGGTGCGAGAAGAAACTCGGCGTCGGCGGGTCGGACGCGGATGCGGCCATTGCCGCGACCGCCAAAGCCATGGCGGATGACCGCAGCAAGTCGCGCGTGACCTTCTATTACCTGGTCGCCAAGAATCTGGGCAAGCTCCAGACGCTCTGA
- a CDS encoding SspB family protein, which translates to MGQDHIRYDILAQDALRGVIRKVLAEVSATGHLPGDHHFFITFLTGAPGVRISQHLKAKYPEQMTIVVQHQFWDLKVSEIGFEIGLSFSDTPEKLVIPFNAIRGFYDPSVNFELEFDVAAGEEEEEIDSAEITAYPLGDADEAAIDESTEKPDGPKGGGASVVSLDSFRKKN; encoded by the coding sequence ATGGGCCAGGACCACATTCGCTACGACATTCTGGCGCAGGATGCGCTTCGCGGCGTCATTCGCAAGGTGTTGGCCGAAGTTTCCGCCACGGGTCATCTGCCTGGCGATCACCATTTCTTCATCACCTTCCTGACCGGTGCGCCCGGCGTCCGGATTTCGCAGCACCTCAAGGCCAAGTATCCGGAGCAGATGACGATCGTCGTCCAGCACCAGTTCTGGGATTTGAAAGTTTCCGAAATCGGCTTCGAGATCGGCCTCTCCTTCTCCGACACACCGGAAAAGCTCGTCATCCCGTTCAATGCAATCCGCGGCTTCTATGATCCCTCGGTCAATTTCGAACTGGAGTTCGATGTTGCAGCCGGCGAGGAGGAGGAGGAAATCGATTCTGCGGAGATAACCGCCTACCCCCTCGGCGACGCCGACGAGGCCGCAATTGACGAAAGCACGGAAAAGCCTGATGGCCCGAAGGGCGGTGGCGCTTCCGTCGTGTCGCTGGATTCCTTCCGAAAGAAAAACTGA
- a CDS encoding DUF4169 family protein, with amino-acid sequence MTGDVINLRQFRKRQARTEKEKQAEQNRISFGRSKAEKSLTKALNEKAAKTLDQGRIEQDRPEQAGGETSVDRKKP; translated from the coding sequence ATGACCGGCGACGTGATCAATCTGCGTCAATTCCGCAAGCGTCAGGCTCGAACTGAAAAGGAAAAGCAGGCCGAGCAGAATCGCATCAGCTTCGGCCGCAGCAAGGCCGAGAAATCGCTCACCAAAGCGTTGAACGAGAAAGCCGCAAAGACGCTCGATCAAGGCAGGATCGAGCAGGACAGGCCTGAGCAGGCGGGCGGCGAAACTTCAGTCGACCGCAAGAAGCCGTGA
- a CDS encoding ribbon-helix-helix domain-containing protein, with product MSMGKIVKHSATLHGHRTSFTLEEPFWRELKLIAKHRDMPLARLIAEIDDGRGQEGNLSSALRVYVLAWVKARADAKGGA from the coding sequence GTGAGCATGGGGAAGATCGTCAAGCATTCGGCCACGCTGCACGGGCATCGCACCAGCTTCACTCTCGAAGAACCCTTTTGGCGGGAACTGAAACTGATCGCCAAGCACCGCGACATGCCACTTGCGCGGCTCATCGCCGAGATCGACGACGGGCGCGGCCAGGAAGGAAATCTATCGTCAGCCTTACGGGTCTATGTGCTTGCCTGGGTGAAGGCACGCGCCGATGCGAAAGGCGGAGCATAG